A region from the Leishmania panamensis strain MHOM/PA/94/PSC-1 chromosome 20 sequence genome encodes:
- a CDS encoding hypothetical protein (TriTrypDB/GeneDB-style sysID: LpmP.20.0410) — MVFYSLVLVMKPRPRKYTSQALREIAVNIYNHGGLIRKFSNEGILRPYSRYRDADNTVITYARYVTLQVDLGEEQMSKVEKIIRAHADVNITLRLNNLERPPGVKHNQKNAAAYFPLDTFTRLEEEINWPPQVSGDVYEQLDMNWKEFSRTRWSNYLRN; from the coding sequence ATGGTTTTCTACTCCCTTGTGCTCGTGATGAAGCCACGTCCGCGAAAGTACAcgtcgcaggcgctgcgtgaGATCGCCGTGAACATCTACAACCACGGCGGGCTAATCCGCAAGTTCTCCAACGAGGGTATCCTGCGCCCCTACAGCCGCTACCGTGATGCTGACAACACTGTCATCACGTACGCGCGCTACGTCACGCTGCAAGTGGACCTGGGCGAAGAGCAAATGAGCAAAGTGGAGAAGATCAtccgcgcacacgccgatGTGAACATCACGCTACGGCTCAACAACCTGGAGCGGCCGCCTGGGGTGAAGCACAACCAGAAGAACGCCGCCGCCTACTTCCCATTGGATACCTTCACgcggctggaggaggagatcaaCTGGCCGCCGCAGGTGTCCGGCGACGTGTACGAGCAGCTGGATATGAATTGGAAGGAGTTCTCCCGTACGCGCTGGTCTAACTACCTCCGCAACTAG
- a CDS encoding hypothetical protein (TriTrypDB/GeneDB-style sysID: LpmP.20.0390) codes for MRQSPSWPVRLPLPPVMLLILLTYAWTLPRAFSMHAVDHDAGADVHSTGSPLAASAAAEEHVTVFMCAGSGDLSGVHELSGLITAMEGTQVLSLKYCQAAHLGYILHADGHAVRSLAVTTGLNYISSTLCTRSVLRLRRQRGYTYDAMVYIGTSGFSPMVGGWDPTNTSSYAAFKASEEEATLKGEATTSSVDTASPAPLFKTLEQVREELAEEARLRQAAEDGGQLFTLPTSSHLNFEDARTGEQMDLDGCSPRVPSAITPLSLGSVCVTSTAYLIETGSCTEHVRHTQCSRPHCSSLRSELASEAKIYFASDALARKIKAASHGKTWPEMPEMVKKGQLRFWSTNEAVQPVGEGEESHRVAPSHPSFVTCAEATSNAINTGAEREYLCREHTAHALGIAQNHLSKRDHSEAAPQGSPLTTQNVACVRAMESMGFLRTLADDITARDIPVAVVRSASNYVMYPMKKMYVPPAVWRSALDAGQLTVSPRVAAMLKLEEAAAADGEEALRESAIAAYTWHQNPYFMPEADYQSFLNASLRYAVDTVTFVLSNYFFGGRSFA; via the coding sequence GGCCGGTGCGGCTCCCACTCCCGCCCGTCATGCTGCTGATCCTGCTCACGTATGCATGGACACTGCCACGCGCGTTCAGCATGCACGCTGTCGATCACGACGCAGGCGCCGATGTCCACAGCACCGGAAGCCCGCTTGCGGcgagcgcggcagcagaagagcaCGTGACAGTGTTCATGTGCGCTGGTAGCGGCGATCTCTCAGGTGTGCACGAGCTCTCCGGCCTCATTACGGCTATGGAGGGCACGCAGGTGCTGTCACTCAAGTACTGCCAGGCAGCGCACCTGGGCTACATCCTTCACGCCGACGGACACGCGGTGCGCAGTCTTGCCGTCACAACAGGCCTCAACTACATCAGCTCCACACTCTGCACGCGGAGCGTTCTGAGGCTACGTCGTCAACGCGGCTACACCTACGACGCCATGGTGTACATTGGCACCTCCGGCTTCTCGCCGATGGTGGGCGGCTGGGATCCGACCAACACGTCCTCCTACGCTGCCTTCAaggcgagcgaggaggaagcaaCGCTGAAGGGAGaggccaccaccagcagcgtgGACACGGCATCGCCCGCACCGCTGTTCAAGACGCTGGAGCAGGTGCGCGAAgagctggcggaggaggcgcgacTTCGGCAGGCAGCCGAGGACGGCGGCCAGCTCTTCACGCTCCCCACGTCATCGCATCTCAACTTCGAGGACGCGCGCACTGGTGAGCAGATGGACTTGGACGGGTGCTCGCCACGCGTGCCCAGCGCGATCACTCCACTGTCTCTCGGcagtgtgtgcgtgacgTCGACGGCGTATCTCATCGAAACGGGCTCCTGCACGGAGCATGTGCGTCACACGCAGTGTAGTCGGCCGCACTGCTCCTCCCTTCGCAGTGAGCTCGCCAGTGAAGCGAAAATTTACTTCGCCAGCGACGCCCTCGCTCGAAAGATCAAAGCGGCATCGCATGGCAAGACGTGGCCGGAGATGCCAGAGATGGTCAAGAAGGGTCAGCTGCGCTTTTGGTCTACCAACGAGGCTGTCCAACCAGTTggcgaaggggaggaaagccACCGCGTCGCCCCATCTCACCCGTCGTTCGTCACCTGCGCTGAGGCCACTAGTAACGCGATCAACACTGGAGCCGAACGCGAATACCTTTGCCGAGAGCACACTGCTCACGCCCTCGGCATCGCGCAGAACCATCTTAGTAAGCGCGATCACAGCGAAGCAGCTCCGCAGGGGTCGCCGCTCACCACACAGAatgtggcgtgtgtgcgggcgATGGAGTCGATGGGATTCCTGCGCACCCTGGCAGACGACATCACCGCCCGCGACATTCCTGTggctgtggtgcgcagcgcctcaaATTACGTTATGTATCCCATGAAGAAGATGTACGTGCCGCCGGCAGTGTGGCGATCGGCGCTGGATGCAGGCCAACTGACAGTGAGCCCGCGCGTGGCCGCCATGCTGAAGCTagaggaggccgccgctgccgatggCGAGGAAGCTCTGCGTGAAAGCGCCATCGCTGCGTACACGTGGCACCAGAACCCCTACTTCATGCCTGAGGCCGATTACCAGTCCTTTCTCAATGCGTCCCTCCGCTACGCCGTTGACACGGTAACCTTCGTACTGTCCAACTACTTCTTTGGTGGCCGCAGCTTTGCCTGA
- a CDS encoding hypothetical protein (TriTrypDB/GeneDB-style sysID: LpmP.20.0400) gives MRAQNLLNAAAALLVAYILFLYTSRDNIELQHRMEGYHYVTNETQKLLAEAQKEAARVMVAQAEAQQLGGQATTGVLMQYGVALKDGDEGLAAIIEYVHQYRQLVGDSHQQRDVRAEPAPFAASDRAPVRAHVFLAADNGTYSGMHELFYIRAAMRYSSDLQVEGCRSAVFGFLEKPVRNPVRWGAHSQRRTANESVVRGLRMVPVLAVTTGIYVTSAASCTAAVMELPMFSVQSVTLIGTAGVSPVVGGGGWNPHVPPAAPVGESVEASEVAANPACQRHWVPDSEKVALGSVCVTYASLQQECGLCVEEDDLPSLCSRPRCRMQNSTTLFGPCAFRHPMSSFAMQMKNAMYGKPFPSPSPTVLKAMQLFWKANEAVTDYVAAVEDTKTGLGRSVRVSTAGSDPPASASEAVLSYNRLPPSTPILLNCAEVSTSQILAGPRSDVLCRQYTEEVFQGLYAAKDLSCVQAMEGMGVLHVLTTEYPFLPVAIVRGGSNYDMFPLSRHVYRLNRTVTRGQRSNNDWYVAWDQKEHYLSDDEFHRYTRASYQYSIETASAVVLNYFLNAETVLPGM, from the coding sequence ATGCGCGCGCAGAATCTGCTCAACGCGGCCGCGGCTCTCCTCGTTGCCTACATTCTCTTCCTCTACACCAGCCGCGACAATatcgagctgcagcaccgcatgGAAGGCTACCACTACGTGACCAACGAGACCCAGAAGCTGCTGGCCGAGGCACAGAAGGAAGCAGCACGCGTGATGGTGGCacaggcagaggcgcagcagctgggtGGGCAAGCAACCACAGGCGTACTCATGCAGTATGGCGTGGCGCTGAAGGATGGCGACGAGGGCCTTGCAGCCATTATTGAGTATGTGCACCAGTACCGACAGCTGGTTGGTGACAGTCATCAGCAGCGTGACGTACGTGCGGAACCAGCGCCTTTCGCGGCCTCCGATCGCGCGCcagtgcgcgcgcacgtctTTCTGGCGGCAGACAATGGCACCTACTCTGGCATGCACGAGCTTTTCTACATCAGGGCGGCCATGCGCTACAGCAGCGACCTGCAGGTGGAGGGCTGCCGCTCAGCTGTTTTCGGCTTTCTCGAGAAGCCTGTACGCAACCCGGTGAGGTGGGGCGCGCACAGCCAGCGGCGCACAGCGAACGAGAGTGTGGTGCGCGGGCTGCGCATGGTTCCAGTTCTGGCCGTAACCACCGGCATCTACGTGACGAGTGCCGCCTCGTGCACAGCTGCCGTGATGGAGCTCCCCATGTTCAGCGTGCAGAGTGTGACACTGATCGGCACGGCAGGCGTATCGCCTGTGGtaggcggtggtggctggaATCCGCACGTACCGCCCGCGGCGCCTGTGGGGGAGTCGGTGGAGGCAAGCGAGGTCGCCGCAAACCCTGCTTGCCAGCGGCACTGGGTGCCAGACTCGGAGAAGGTGGCTCTTGGCTCTGTTTGTGTCACGTACGCGTCGCTGCAACAGGAGTGCGGGCTGTgcgtcgaggaggatgacCTCCCGTCGCTCTGCTCGCGACCGCGCTGCCGGATGCAGAACTCCACCACCCTCTTTGGCCCCTGCGCCTTTCGTCACCCCATGTCGTCCTTTGCGATGCAGATGAAGAACGCCATGTACGGGAAACCGTTCCCCAGCCCCTCCCCTACGGTACTCAAGGCGATGCAGTTGTTCTGGAAGGCTAACGAGGCGGTCACTGACTacgtcgctgccgtggagGACACGAAGACGGGCCTGGGCAGGAGTGTGCGCGTGAGCACCGCCGGTAGCGACCCGCCAGCGAGCGCctcggaggcggtgctgtcgtACAACCGCCTACCGCCCAGCACCCCCATCCTGCTGAACTGTGCAGAGGTGTCGACAAGTCAGATTCTCGCCGGCCCGCGCTCCGACGTGCTTTGCCGGCAATACACGGAGGAAGTGTTTCAGGGTCTGTACGCCGCGAAGGACCTTTCGTGCGTGCAGGCCATGGAGGGGATGGGTGTGCTGCACGTCCTCACGACCGAGTACCCCTTTTTGCCTGTTGCCATCGTGCGCGGGGGCTCCAACTACGACAtgtttcccctctcccgccaCGTCTACCGCCTCAACCGCACCGTCACGCGCGGCCAGCGGTCGAACAACGACTGGTACGTTGCGTGGGACCAGAAGGAGCACTATCTCAGCGACGACGAGTTCCACCGCTATACGAGGGCGTCGTACCAGTACTCTATCGAGACGGCGAGCGCGGTTGTGCTAAACTACTTCCTTAATGCGGAGACGGTGCTGCCTGGCATGTGA